From the genome of Aspergillus oryzae RIB40 DNA, chromosome 4:
GTAAGCAGTAGATTAGCCGCTCTCAGTGATACACATATATCCTAATTAAGGGTCTACATGTTTGGATCATCACACTCCAGGTGATCCTCCACCAGAAAATATTTTGTCTGCTTACATAACTCGTTTTGGCGTTAGTTAACTAACTAACTAGTGAGCTAGTGCACTAATCAAGGGGTCAGCTCACGAATGCCACGACATAAGAGGCGAGGACAACTCCCGGCTCGGTAACCTCTCACTCCCAACAGTCCCCGTTACAAAATGCTACTTATTATTGTCAGCATGTGCAATCCCCTCCACATATATCCCTCTTCTGGAAATCTCTAACATATAGGTCAGTTTTGTATTCATTCTGTCCGTTGCTTCCTTCATCCCTCAGATACACCATGTGTGGCGGGGTACCGACGCCAGAGGGATCTCGCCTGTCTACCTTCTATTCAGTCTGATATGCGCCACGGAGCATGTCTTTTTCGGATTCTTTTACATGGTCAATATGCGTAGCGTACCCGGACTTTGGAGCCATAATCCCATAAACATTCTTGACTGGATCAACTTCGTCCAGCTGACGAGTGTATGGGTTTTATTCAACGTTCTGTAAGCTATGCAACACTCACAAGTCAATACAGCTGAACGCTAACCGTGGATAGGTTCTTTCTATGTCTCTATTTTAACCCTGTCCTCCGACCCCGAAAAGCTATAATCATAGATATCTACCTCATCTTTTTGTCTGTCTCCCTCGTGCCTCTCATAATTGACGCCACGACAGATATTTTCTGTCCGCCGGGGCGGCCAAATTGTTCTGCAATGGACCGCGATCCCCTCGCTTTCTTCGAGGGTTTCCATAACTTTTACCTCTTGCCCATAATCACTACGCTGCTAATTCTAGGCTTTTACGAACAAGTTCGACAACCTCCACGTAATCTAAGTATTATTGGACTCAAGCTCCAAGCAGCGATATTCGCGCTTTCAGCTGTTTCCTGGATTTTGAGACTTTACTTCCTATGGAAGACGTTTCTCGAACAGCCGCGGGGACCTGTACCCATATACTTGGTTATTCCTTCTTGGTGGCAGCAGGTGGGGTTCGTGGCTGGCGACGACGCGATCTTTGCGGTTGGACAGGGTATCCTGTTACGGCTGGCGTTACGACAGAGAAGGCGTGGTGAAGCATCCGATGCGGAGAGACAGCCGTTGTTGGGTCAGGCTTAAGGGTCCTACCAAGCGCTCTTCGAGCCATAGCACAGACCACAGGACAGCCTAGCTGGGGAACAACTTGTCACTCTCTGcactttgcttttctcttaAGACCCCTACCACCATCAGTATGGCTCTCTTACTATTCAAGTAGCTCAGCGAGCCTCCAGTCAAGATGGATCGTTATATTGAGCCAGCGTTGTCCGATTAAGAATGCAAGAGACTTCAAGAAGAACTTGTGCTGTGTCTCATATGTACTATACCCTCTCCTAAATGTGTATCTTATCTATCACCACATAccccttccttccattcaacACCGTCTGAAATATCTCCTCAGTATGCCCCCAAACCTTCCTCCCGACACCACTAGCATAGTACTCATCAAGGAGCTTCCTATTTCCAACCTCAGCCCCATCCCAGCTCAGCAAATATGCCCCCCGCCTATTCTCCGGGGCATCAATCCTACTTTGTCCCCTAGCCAACGAACCCGAAGGAAAACGTCTACTTGTCGCAACATACAGATGCCTCTCCCCACACTCCTGCTCGGCAACCATCCACGGCCGGCCTAGAAACATCAAAGCCCTAACAAGGCGACCTACAATCGGACCCGCCTCCCGAGAGATGCCCGATTTCACGATCCCGGGGTACGTATGTATGAACGTTGTAGATGGATATCGGGACGCGAGCTCTTCCACCATTAAGGAAGACATTGTAGTCACGTGCACATCGCAGCTATTGAGATTGTAGTTTGTCTTGAGATCAAGATTGTTCAAGTCGATTTTTGTTTCGTGGCCTGCGCCTAGGACGGTTATGACACGGGAAAGAGCATTTTCAGACTTCTCGTTACTAGCAGCTTGAGTTAATTGGGGTAtcaggttgttgatgaaacGCATTCTGGCGTAGTAGTGGAGGCTGAACTTTTTATCTAGACCTTCGCAGGTCTCTAAAAGAGTATTAGGTATCTGGTTCCACCCAAAAAGCAGGTTGAAAACGAGTTTCATGATCTCTTGATATAGGAAGTGAAAAAAACATACCATCTCTCCCTTTCATAGTGAAAATACCACAgctcaaaaacaaaaggtTAATCCGACTTTCCCGCCGTTGAATCACCTCACACGCCGAGTCCACACCACATAAGAGCGACGCATCTGTCTTAATGAACTGGAACTTGCCGTGTGGATTTATCAAGCTCAATTCCTGGATAACCTGCTTTGCTTGCGCCTCATTGCGTCCGACAAGATAGACAGTCGGGGAAACAGTGTAGCGAGCGAATTCACGGACTGTGTATAGACCAATTCCACTTGTTCCGCCCACTAAAGCGCATTTGATAagaggatatcgatgagGAATGCCATTTATCACATGAATGGTAAAGAAAACAGTTTCTAAACATACCAAATACAGCAACAAGCCCAGAGCCCAGGCTCTTTAGGGATGCATTATGGGCACGCACAGTTGCAAGAGATACCATGTCATGTATCAAATATCCTGGTTATATATTTCGTTTTACCTCCGGGGTCACTGGTGTAGCTCAAGTTCAATTCAATAGTCCTCGCGTCAAACGAGTGCTTCAAGTCCTGAGATGGTGCTTGTTCTGTGATTTGGGATCCAGAACTCAGAAACTGTAGTCGTAAAATAATACTTTGAGAAGAACGATTTGTTACTCTACTCTGGTCTATGTTCGCCACTATCGTATATCTGAGGCAGAGTTCGGGAACGGTCAGTCGGGGCCATTCAGAGAATGGCTGCCGATATCCCAGAATGCAGACCCACATTAAGCCGGAAGCAATACTGATTCCCTTCAGCTTAGCTCCTCGGATGGTTCAATCGTGCCGTTCGCCCGGGAAGAAAAGCTTATAAGTAATCGAGAAATAAGTTGTGGGGCACTGGGGCTAAGGGAAGTGGATACCAGATCGCCGTCGGATAGTTTATTGCCCCGAATACGAGTAGAGTTTAATTAAACTCATTATGGGGACGTGGGGCTGACTCGCACTGTGAACGGTGTGCCACCGTGACTATTCTCGATACAGCTCTGTGATAGTATATTCAACGTCATCGCGAGCACGGCCTACTTGTAATATCATTTCTGAGGGCACCACTGTTACTCAACGCCCGACAGTTGAAAGATTTGTTTTTTGCTTGTACTCATGCACTTAGCTACAATCATTAGAAATATCGCATCAAGAGGTAAATACTTGTGTGTGTTGTTGCTGTGTCAGTCAACCAACCCTTGCCAGGACAAATTTAGTTTAACACAGACTCAACGCATGATCTTCAAAGCCACAAAGCATCTCGTTATGAATACGAACCTGGGATTGGCCCATTCGTAATAGATGAAAGCGGGGTTTAACTTGTCGCCACGTCAGCTCAATGGTTACCTTCAATCCAAGGCTATTAGACCAGAGAATTGCACCCCAATACTGTGCTAACAACGCCGAAGAAACTCATAACAAACTCAGTGAAAATGAAGGCATGGCTATACAGCTCCACCAAGGGAGGCCTCGAGAAGAATCTCGTCTTCTCCCCTGACGCCCGAACCCCAGGATCCCCACAAGGCGACCAGCTCCTCATTCGGGTGATCTCCACATCCATCAACCCAGCCGACTACAAGGCCCCCGCAATGAGCACCGTCTGCGGGAAAGTCCTAATCGCAACCACACCGGCCAGTCCCGGGATGGACTTCTGCGGGCGGGTCATCGCTGTGGGGTCCGATCCTGCTGCACGGCAGTTTACTCCAGGTCAGCTCGTCTTGGGCTGTCTAGGCATGCCACGGCAATTTGGGACTCTGGGAGAATTCATACTCGCAAGTGCCAACAATACTGCTCCATTGCCGTTAGGCGTGGATCCAGATGCGGCTGCTACAATTGGGGTTGCGGGGCGGTCATCGTACCAATCCATCGTGCCCTATATATCCACTCCAGGTAGCAGGGTGTTCATAAACGGCGGGTCTGGGGGATGTGGGGTTTATGGGATCCAGATTGCGAAGTTGTTAGGGTGTCATGTTACGGTGACTTGTTCTACACGCAACGTGCAGTTCTGTCGCGACCTTGGTGCTGATGAGGTGATCGATTATACGGCTCAGGATGTTTTGGAGGTGCTCAAGTCGCAGGGACAAGTGTTTGATCATGTTGTTGATCATATTGGGTCGCCTGAGGGTCTCTATCAGGAATGCCACTCTTTCTTGAAACCTGGGAAGGTGTTCGTCCAGGTTGGGGCGTCATCAATGCTCACGTTCGCTCACCGGCTTATCCGCCCCTCGTTGCTCGGTGgtggaaagaggaaataCGTGGCCTTGCTGATGAAGAGCCATAATGACGAGTTTACCCAGATTGCAAACTGGATCCGAGAGGGAAAGATCCGGGTTGAGTTTGATGCAGTATATGAATTTGAGGACACCGTCAGAGCATTTGAGCGACTACGTTCGGGGAGGACAAGAGGGAAGATTGTCATTCATGTCACAAGCCCTGACAGTGAGGCTGCCTAAGCACCGACATGATCAGCTGTAATGCTGTTCCGTTTTATGTTACATTCGTCTTAATCATAGTCTATTTCACAAATTGATCAACTCATAGTACTGAAGACCATGTGGACATGCGTATTCAAAGAAAGGATAAAAAAGCAAGAAACAGCAGTCAAACAGAAACATATAAGGAAAGCTAATAAGTAAATTAGGAATATTCTACACTCATATTCCAACCGCATTTGTCGGCAGCAGCAATGGCTCGGGTATGTCCTCGATCACGGCGCATGGGTAGCATACCCGGTAGCCATACGTTTAATCTGTCCAGCGTAAAATTGCTGCATACAGTCAGAAGGATGCCTGGTACAATCCGTCAGGGCAGGGGTTCAACATGTGACATACCGTTTCCGCACCTCCACCCAAGACACGGATCTGAAAGATTCTCGCCCATAGAGGGGTTGGTACCTTTCCCAGAATGACCTTTGCCTCATCATCTGTATATTTATCATCCATGATCAGTTCAGGGAAGTTTGGGCAAACAACTGCTGGGCGCCCGATGCCGACGATATCACACGCTCCGCCTTTTAAGGCGGCCTGAATACCTTGCCGACTACGGAAGCCTCCAGTGAGCATGAGGATGAGACCTGGGAAGCGTCTCCTCGTTTCCTtagcaaagtcaaagaagaaggcttctcttgctgctgtaCGCTGGACAGTCTCGGATGCAATCTCTTCTTTCAGCCCACGGCCCATCATCTATAGCAGCAGATAGTTTTAGCTTGTCATGTTCCAAAAGTAGGACGACCGTTTTCGTTGGCAGAGTTTATTAACAAACGTGGCCGGTGACCCCAGTAGGAAATtagggaaagagaaagctaACATACTGTTGGGTCCTCATATGTCCCACCTGATACCTCAAGGAAGTCTATTCCAGACTCCGCAAAGAGACCAATCTGTTTCATAGTGTCCTCAAAGTCCGACGCGCTATGGTCCGCAGAGTTGAGCTTGAGTCCGATGCAGAAATTCTCTGGCACCACGGCGCGGGTTTCTTTGATGATTTCAAGAACGATACGAGCGCGCGCTTCAGGACTACCGCCGTACTTATCATGACGTATATTACTCTGCGAGGTGTTCAGTCAGCTGAGCTAGGTAAATGCGGACAGTTTCTCGGTGTATAGATGGTAAAGAAAGCTTACCTTCGGGGACAAGAATTGTGCTATTATTTAAACCGCAGTTAGACAATGTACCAACTTCAGGTGGAGGATAATCTCAAGGATCGATGGACTCACACAAAAGATAACCATGAGCAGCATGGAGCTCAACCCCAGCAAAACCGCATTCCGCTAAGAACCGGGCAGAATTCACAAATTGCTGCACTACCTGTTTAATATCCGAAACGGTCATTTCTTTAGGAACATCAAAAGCAATGTTTCTGATGATGGTGGCCGCACAGCCTTCCCCAATCTTCAGCGGAACTGGGCTAGGTGCGATTGGCGTCCCAAAGATGCCTCTTTCCCCTGCCCCTCTCGGGGACTGGCGACCAGGATGGCAAATCTGAGCGATAGCTGGCGTACCCTGCTCCTGGCAGGAGGCGGCGTATTGCTTCCATGCATTTAATTGATCCTCTCTCGGTGCGGATTCACGAGTTGCAAGGTCATAATAATTTCCAAGATTACGTGGATCAACCTGAATATTTCCTGTTGGGAGTGTCAGCTTTCAATCTGCATATATCGAAGAGCCTTTTGTCTCGGTTTACCGGTCAGGAGGGCACCCCATCTGCCTTTACCCCATTCGCCGTAAGCCCGTGTGAACTTCTGGTCAGGCACGCGGGTCTTATCTGCCATAGCCTCAGCCATAGCGGCCTACATAACGGGCATGAGTTCATGTTTGTACACATTCAGGACTTCATGGGACATTTCGCCTTTACCTTTACTAGTCGATTCTGCAGTACCAACCCACATGGTAGCTTGATTGGTTCATTGATAACCGACGTCATCCTTCAGAGCTGGTTGAATCTAGGATCACGACCGCGTTGTTGTCTGTTTTTTCCCTCGTATCGCACGAGAGCCGAATGTTCATCGCTCTTTGTTGTTGCTACATTTTAAATATGGGCGAAATACATGGTCGTATTGTTCGCTGACCAATGGGTAGGATACAACATGCCGAGGTCTCTTGTCTGGGTTCAGATTTTCCCTTGAGATGTGTAGTCGGGCTCGGTACAACATTTCCTCCGCCAAGTGCTCATCTCAAGGCACGCCTATCAAACCATTAAGGCTCCTACTTCAAGTTTCATGAGTAATACATAATCGATAGGTGATTTGTAACACCAAGCAAAACGTGGTGAGCCGAAGGTGATGCCGGTTGCATGACATTCAATGTACTTTAAAGGTCGTGCCGAGAGATGCTAATGTTCATTTAGTTAGGCTTGCGAGGAGTGGAGCAACAAGTACCCACAATATGATCCACTAGTGGGATTTGGTGGAATTATTTCCCCGACGCTAAAGCATCAGTCGCCAAGCATATTGAGCCTAAGGTGGACCCTAACGGGTAAGCCAAAAGCTTGCCAACAGAAACCAGGGGATTCAGTGTAAGATCGATAAAGACCATGTGTATCATTCTCTAGAGGACAAATTAGTAGATCGGCTCCGATAGAGTACTCAGGGGCTCTCATGTTAGGGCTATTAACGGTACCAACAATATCTGGATGGAAATGATTTGAGCTGGAAACATCGTGTAGGTCAACCGTGAATCTCTTGTTTCTGgtgtctttctttgtcacTCATGTGTGGAAGCGGTTCGACAATAATATGCTTTGTTACTCTGTTGGTATTTGTTATGTCAGTGTGTTAAGTTGGGCCTTGGTGATATCGGTAGGGTTTAAAAATTTGGTTATATATTTGGCGAAGTGATCAACACATAAGGTGAAATGggagccggagaagaagggaaataaaatacaaaggaggaagaggaataaCATGAAACTAAAGTCAATCCTAGGCAAAGCGTTAAATGTTAAATAGCAATTGCGTGGAGATGCATAGACTGATTCAGAGACGAGCGGAATATGACCGAAATATAGTTTATTTCCACCTCAAGGCAATTGTGTGGTATTCTATCCGAAACCCGTGTTTACCAATCTATGGCATCATGTGTATATTCTTAGAATGTATTGATTCGGAAATCTCTTGTTTCTCCAAGTGACAGAATTGGAGGTAGAACGAGAAACAACTGCGACTAGGTACAAGTCAAGGGCGAATTGAATTATTCGCAAGAGGTTCAAGGCCAGGAGCACATATTGTGCTCTCCATTTTTCAGCGACTTAGAAGGCCTTCTCTAAGCTATACTAAACGAGCTGAGAGGCTGGTTTGCTCGAAAATAGCCAATTTGAAAGTCCTATACCCACGAGGCCTAGAATGGCTCGCGTAGGTTTGAGTTTGACATATCACCTGGACGACCTGGAATAAGGTGTACTCGGTTCAGTGGAGtaagagaaaacaaacaaccgGATACTTCGATTTCTAATCTCTACCCAAAGTAACATCTGCATTAGTGGAGCACGATGTCCCGGAGGTTTTACGGGTTGCCGAGCCTCCGAACTACATTTAAATGGGGTGTGGTTTGGCTATAGAGTATCATTATTGTTTATATCCCTATCACCTTTATCTCTTTTATCTCTCAACAAGGCCGCTCTTTTCCAGTGACAAGTCCTAGTACATAAGTGGCATACCATGCCACGAAGGGAGGATGTCAAGATCCCAGCCACACAAATAACAGACCTGATGATCGCCGTCAGCTGTCTTCTTCCGGAAAAATGTTATCCACCCCCTCCGGTTATCATCATGGGTCATGGATTCGGGGCAGTTAAAGCAGGGGGACTCTTTCCATTCGCAGAGAGATTTGCGGAAGCCGGGTATGCGGCTGTCATGTTtgattatctcttctttggagaaAGTGATGGTTTACCAAGGAATCTACTCTCAATCTCTCGGGAGCTACAGGACTTCCGAGATGTCATCGCGTGGGTCAGAAGACAAACGGATAAATGGGATATCAATCGTGTTATCGCCTGGGGCGCTAGCTTTGGGGGTATGCATGTTACGACGCTAATGGCTGAAGATCATGACCTTCTTGCCGGTATTATGCAAGGACCATGTGTCGATGGCCTAGCAGCGTCTAGGCAGGTACCTGTGTACAAAACCTTGCGGCTGCTACCTTTGTCTCTGTTTGACTGGATGCTCTCTCTATTCTCGTCTAAGGCAATATATATCCCTCTAGTCGGTGACGGGAAGCATGGATCTTCATTGGCTATGATGTCCGGATCTGAGGCAATGGCTGGATGGAAGAGACTCACTACAGACCTTGGAGCGGACTTTGTGAATAAAGTCACAGCCCGCACAATTCTTACGATTCCCTTTTCCCGTCCTATAAAGAAAGTTCATCGCAGCAGAAAGCCACTCTTGGTGGTTGTTACGACGTGGGATAATGAGGCGCCGTTGCACAAGGCTAAGCAAGCAGTACGGCTGGCACCTCTTGGAGAGGGATTTAGGGTTCCTGGAGGGCATTTTGATCTGTATGCAGGAGGTGTTGCCTTTGAAGACAACATTAGACGGCAATTACAGTTCCTCCAGAAGGTCTTGGCATAGTGTTAATACTTCTAGCATATTATGCGGAGTTTCATTTTGAAGTTTTATTTGAATATGGTTTGGTGATCGTGGGATTTCTGGATCGGGGCAGAAGACCGCAACTGCATTGAAAAAAGACGCCACGGGATAGATCTTACCCTAATTTTATTCCACGCGGCTGTACCCCGTCAAGACCTCCATAATACCTCCCACGAGTCGAGCTCAGTCAGTTCCAAATGTTCTGCTGTCTCTGCCAGAAAATACTCAACCTGGAAAAATTGGCTCTTGCGCCGGTCGTCCGATTGGGCATTGGCTGCGCCCCCACTGGCCATCAGGGTCCAGAATAGAAACAGTTGCGAGTCTATCGAGTCGGGGAAACTCACACTCCCGATTAATGGCTCTGCCAAGATCTATCAGATCCACCCATTGATTCTTCCCTGCGGGGGAATAGATGCCTTTAATGATCATCTAGTGTTATATAGCTGAGCTCCCACGGTCGCATAGAGTTACTACGTGTTGTTTCCCCAGAACTTCCCACTCCTAACCTAACATTGCGCATACGATAACAAAGGCCGCCGACCCACACCCGATTTATTAACTATCTGGCCGGGCGACCAAGCCAAAATTCAAGATGTCTGCTACAATCCCAGATTCGATGCAAGCACTGGTGGGAAACCGACTAGCCACCGCACGACTGGCTAACTACGCCTTGGGGAAGCCCTGCGGAGACGGAGTGAAAGTCCAAACAGTTCCCACTCCAAACATATCAGACACGGAAATCCTCGTTCGCGTCAAGGCGGTCGCGCTGAATCCCACAGACTTCAAACATGTTGATTTCCTCGCTCCGAAaggcgccatcatcggctGCGACTTCGCCGGGACGGTGGCCAAGGTGGGATCCAAAGCACCCGGCAACTGGAAGGTCGGGGACCGAGCAGCAGGTTGGGTGCACGGTGGCTTATACTATGACCGTGGTTCGTTTGCCGAGTTTCTCAAGGTCCCAGGGGACCTGGCTTGGAAGGTTCCGTCCTCCGTGAGCGACGAGGCAGCAAGTACCTATGGGGTATCTGCTGTCACCGCGATGCTGGCTCTCAATGCTCGCCTGGACGTTCCTTGGGCTGATGGTGGCCCAGAAGGAGGACAACGTGACTCGCCTGTGTTTATTTATGCGGGTGCAACGAGCGCCGGTCTCTACGCCATTCAAGTGGCTAAACTAGCCGGCTTGAAGGTCGTAACCACGGCCTCTCCACGGTCGCATGACTTGGTTAAGCAATACGGGGCGGACGACGTGTTTGACTACCGATCGCCCACCGCAGCAGACGAGATTATCCGGGCATACCCACAGATAAACCGAGCCTTGGACTGTTTTTCCGAAGGCGGGTCAACGGACTTTTGCATTAAGGTTGTGCAGAAAGCGAAGGGCAAGGTAGTCACTTTGCTAGACAGAGGGAAGACAACAGACGATGGGGTGGAAGTGGACTTTCTCCTTGGTTATGGAGCCTTTAATCTTCCATACCAGTGGATGCCTCCTGTCGGACCTCGATTTTCGGCCAACCCATCCGACAACGCAGCTCTCCGTCGGTTTTATGCATCATTGCACGACATCTGTGATCAACTGCGACCACCTCCTCTTAAGAGCATAGAGGGCGGTCTGCATAATCTCCCTAAAGGTCTGGATCTCCTTCGCAAGGGACAGGTTGCTGGTACCAAACTGGTCGCTCGTCTTGAATAACTTCTATTTGCATAGTGCACGTCACTGTGTTATATAAGCATGATTTTTGTATTTATATGATTTGACGTTTGTTAAGCGATAGTGTAAGCAAATTTTAAATGTCGCGAAAGCATGTGTACGTCTTAATTTTAACCATATGACTACTTATTTAGATGCTTCTTGATTCATCCTTATCTATTTGAAGGTGTGGTCACTATGCTCAAAGTAACACAGCTTAGAGACACTGTTCTACAAAATTCCCCTGGGCCTTGACACACATTACATCTCTCCAATCAATGAGATTCTCCAAATTTTGAAGAGAGCTCTGGCTCCCTTAAAGTGGATTTACATTGCCAGTCGCCACCCCGATCCATCAGTGAAAGGCAAAACGGATGGATTGTTGATCCGCAGTCCGCCTCCCTGCGAACTTTATCTAAGAAGCTTAAAATATGGATCCTATAATTGTCATGGTGGAAGGCTACGTCATGACATTGGTATTTGCTGGAAAGACGGATAAAGTTCATGGCAGATCCGGTCGAGAACAATGTCTGACGTACCGAGTTACAACCACCAGGGTTACTATTTAACCTCTTTCCTACTCGCAACCTCCCCAGCACCATTCCAATTGCAACCTGTGGAACATTGCAGTATACCTTAAGTCTTTTACCAACTTACCTCACCACACTATATCGAACACCATGCCATACCTCAAACTTCGAGACGGAGCTGAGCTTTTCTACAAGGATTGGGGCAATCCAGATGGAGAGATCGTCACCTTCTCCCATGGCTGGCCACTCAGCAGCGACAATTGGGAGAATCAGATGTTCTTCCTGGCCGAGCGTGGCTACCGAGTCATTGCACACGACCGACGGGGTCATGGCCGGTCTACCCAGACTTGGAACGGTAACAACATGGATACATTTGTGGACGACCTGAAGGAACTCTTTGAGCACCTTGACATTAAAGGTGCCATGATGGTTGGACACTCCcacggtggaggagaagtgACACATTTTCTCGGCAAGCATGGAACAAGCCGCGTCAAGAAAGCTGTGCTCGTCGGAGCTGTGCCACCCCTTATGCTCAAGTCCGCGGCAAACCCAGAGGGAACCGACCAATCTGTCTTTGACTCCTTTCGACAGGCAATGCGCAAAGATCGAGCGCAGTTCTTCCTAGACGTTCCCAGTGGACcattcttcaacttcaaccgGGATGGGGTCCAGAAAAGCGAGGGACAAATTCGGAGCTGGTGGCAGCAAGGCATGAACACAAGCTTTAAGACGGCGTATGATGCAATCAAGGACTTTTCGGAGACGGACTTCACAGAAGATTTAAAGAAAATCGATATTCCAGTCCTGGTTCTTCacggcgatgatgaccaGGTAGTTCCCATTGAAGCATCTGGACACAAATCTGTCAAGCTTTTACGACACGGAAAGCTGAAGGTCTACCCTGGAGGGTCTCACGCCATCCACAACATTAACATCGAGGAGGTTAACAAAGATCTGCTCGACTTCCTGCAGTCTTGAAGGAGCAATTGATTATACTTGGCGCTTTTGTGCTGCGATCTCTAGAAAGGCTTCCTTCATTTGTACCGAATTGTGTGAATTGTCCATAGCTCGTTTTAAGAGATACAGCAATGCAGCCTGCAGAGTTTCATGA
Proteins encoded in this window:
- a CDS encoding NAD(P)-dependent alcohol dehydrogenase (zinc-binding oxidoreductase), which codes for MKAWLYSSTKGGLEKNLVFSPDARTPGSPQGDQLLIRVISTSINPADYKAPAMSTVCGKVLIATTPASPGMDFCGRVIAVGSDPAARQFTPGQLVLGCLGMPRQFGTLGEFILASANNTAPLPLGVDPDAAATIGVAGRSSYQSIVPYISTPGSRVFINGGSGGCGVYGIQIAKLLGCHVTVTCSTRNVQFCRDLGADEVIDYTAQDVLEVLKSQGQVFDHVVDHIGSPEGLYQECHSFLKPGKVFVQVGASSMLTFAHRLIRPSLLGGGKRKYVALLMKSHNDEFTQIANWIREGKIRVEFDAVYEFEDTVRAFERLRSGRTRGKIVIHVTSPDILKTMWTCVFKERIKKQETAVKQKHIRKANK
- a CDS encoding alpha/beta fold hydrolase (predicted hydrolases or acyltransferases (alpha/beta hydrolase superfamily)), which translates into the protein MPYLKLRDGAELFYKDWGNPDGEIVTFSHGWPLSSDNWENQMFFLAERGYRVIAHDRRGHGRSTQTWNGNNMDTFVDDLKELFEHLDIKGAMMVGHSHGGGEVTHFLGKHGTSRVKKAVLVGAVPPLMLKSAANPEGTDQSVFDSFRQAMRKDRAQFFLDVPSGPFFNFNRDGVQKSEGQIRSWWQQGMNTSFKTAYDAIKDFSETDFTEDLKKIDIPVLVLHGDDDQVVPIEASGHKSVKLLRHGKLKVYPGGSHAIHNINIEEVNKDLLDFLQS
- a CDS encoding zinc-binding alcohol dehydrogenase family protein (zinc-binding oxidoreductase) — encoded protein: MSATIPDSMQALVGNRLATARLANYALGKPCGDGVKVQTVPTPNISDTEILVRVKAVALNPTDFKHVDFLAPKGAIIGCDFAGTVAKVGSKAPGNWKVGDRAAGWVHGGLYYDRGSFAEFLKVPGDLAWKVPSSVSDEAASTYGVSAVTAMLALNARLDVPWADGGPEGGQRDSPVFIYAGATSAGLYAIQVAKLAGLKVVTTASPRSHDLVKQYGADDVFDYRSPTAADEIIRAYPQINRALDCFSEGGSTDFCIKVVQKAKGKVVTLLDRGKTTDDGVEVDFLLGYGAFNLPYQWMPPVGPRFSANPSDNAALRRFYASLHDICDQLRPPPLKSIEGGLHNLPKGLDLLRKGQVAGTKLVARLE
- a CDS encoding uncharacterized protein (predicted protein), translated to MVSLATVRAHNASLKSLGSGLVAVFVGGTSGIGLYTVREFARYTVSPTVYLVGRNEAQAKQVIQELSLINPHGKFQFIKTDASLLCGVDSACEVIQRRESRINLLFLSCGIFTMKGRDVTRSLKMLFPVS
- a CDS encoding uncharacterized protein (predicted protein), encoding MDESLAPYMLWTEKDRLEGAPVLTAKVACAPTAPLREGKVSFVFILSVASFIPQIHHVWRGTDARGISPVYLLFSLICATEHVFFGFFYMVNMRSVPGLWSHNPINILDWINFVQLTSVWVLFNVLFFLCLYFNPVLRPRKAIIIDIYLIFLSVSLVPLIIDATTDIFCPPGRPNCSAMDRDPLAFFEGFHNFYLLPIITTLLILGFYEQVRQPPRNLSIIGLKLQAAIFALSAVSWILRLYFLWKTFLEQPRGPVPIYLVIPSWWQQVGFVAGDDAIFAVGQGILLRLALRQRRRGEASDAERQPLLGQA
- a CDS encoding uncharacterized protein (NADH:flavin oxidoreductases, Old Yellow Enzyme family) translates to MAEAMADKTRVPDQKFTRAYGEWGKGRWGALLTGNIQVDPRNLGNYYDLATRESAPREDQLNAWKQYAASCQEQGTPAIAQICHPGRQSPRGAGERGIFGTPIAPSPVPLKIGEGCAATIIRNIAFDVPKEMTVSDIKQVVQQFVNSARFLAECGFAGVELHAAHGYLLSQFLSPKSNIRHDKYGGSPEARARIVLEIIKETRAVVPENFCIGLKLNSADHSASDFEDTMKQIGLFAESGIDFLEVSGGTYEDPTMMGRGLKEEIASETVQRTAAREAFFFDFAKETRRRFPGLILMLTGGFRSRQGIQAALKGGACDIVGIGRPAVVCPNFPELIMDDKYTDDEAKVILGKVPTPLWARIFQIRVLGGGAETQFYAGQIKRMATGYATHAP
- a CDS encoding alpha/beta hydrolase (hydrolases of the alpha/beta superfamily), which translates into the protein MPRREDVKIPATQITDLMIAVSCLLPEKCYPPPPVIIMGHGFGAVKAGGLFPFAERFAEAGYAAVMFDYLFFGESDGLPRNLLSISRELQDFRDVIAWVRRQTDKWDINRVIAWGASFGGMHVTTLMAEDHDLLAGIMQGPCVDGLAASRQVPVYKTLRLLPLSLFDWMLSLFSSKAIYIPLVGDGKHGSSLAMMSGSEAMAGWKRLTTDLGADFVNKVTARTILTIPFSRPIKKVHRSRKPLLVVVTTWDNEAPLHKAKQAVRLAPLGEGFRVPGGHFDLYAGGVAFEDNIRRQLQFLQKVLA